DNA from Desulfarculus baarsii DSM 2075:
CTCGATGACCGCCGCGCCCACGCCAAAGCCCACGATGCGCCCCTGATCGTCGTAGGCGAAATCTGCCTCCACGGCCAGATCGCCGTCGATGAGCCAGCGGGCCAGTTGCGCGCGGCGATAGCCGCCCAGCGGCGGCTGGGGCCGGTCTTGCAGCAACGAGCCGGCTTCCGGAAAAAAGCTGAACAAATGCGTCGCGCCGCCCATGTCCCGCGCCCGTTGCATGGCCCGGGCCAGGTCGCGCTCGCTCTCGCCCAGGCCGTGGATCAGGTGCACGCCGGCCAGGCCCGGCCCGAACACGGCCAAGGCCCAGGCGTAGGCGTCCCAATAAAGCTCCCAGCGATGGGGCCCGGCCACGCCTGGGCCGCGCAGGCGGCTGAAAAGCTCCGGCGTGGCGCAGTCGATGGCCACCCCGACGCGCTCGGCCCCGGCCCGACGCAGGCGCGTCAAGCCGTCGTGGCCCAGCACGGTGGGCGCGACCAGCACCGAAATCGGCGGCGCGACCTCGGCGCGCAACCGCTCGACCAGGGCCACGGCTTCGTCCAGGGCTTGGGGGTGGGTGATCATCGACAAACACACCCGCTGGACCACGCCACGGCCTTGCACGGCCCGCAGGCGCGCGATGATCTCGTCGGCGGCGCGGCGCGGCCAGTCCACGCGGATAAAGCTGTCCCGCCGGGCCAAGCGCTGGCGGCCCAGGCCGCAAAAGGCGCAGTTGGCCCGACAACCGCCGGGCAGTTCCTGCAACAGATTCACGCAGTGCAGCCTGGCCCCCCGCGCGAAAAACCCCCGCGCCAGGCCAAGCTCCATGGCCGCGGCCAGGCTCAGGCGCAGGGTGGGGTTGACGCGGCTCAGGTCGCTGGCCATGGTCGTTCTCCGGGCGCGCCGACGCAGAGGCTGGGCGAGGCGGCGCAGCAGATGTCGCGCCAGACCGGTCGGCGGCCCAGCTCCAGGGCCAGGCGGGCCGTGGCCAACGAGGGCGCGGCGATGTTGTCGACCCCGGCCAGGATGGCCAGGCGTTCCAGTTCGGCGGCGTGGGGCCCCCTGGGCCGGCC
Protein-coding regions in this window:
- a CDS encoding radical SAM protein; the encoded protein is MASDLSRVNPTLRLSLAAAMELGLARGFFARGARLHCVNLLQELPGGCRANCAFCGLGRQRLARRDSFIRVDWPRRAADEIIARLRAVQGRGVVQRVCLSMITHPQALDEAVALVERLRAEVAPPISVLVAPTVLGHDGLTRLRRAGAERVGVAIDCATPELFSRLRGPGVAGPHRWELYWDAYAWALAVFGPGLAGVHLIHGLGESERDLARAMQRARDMGGATHLFSFFPEAGSLLQDRPQPPLGGYRRAQLARWLIDGDLAVEADFAYDDQGRIVGFGVGAAVIEAALEGGQCFMTSGCPGQSVAVACNRPFANERPSQPLRNFPFAPTPDDLALCRAQLVDYA